One genomic region from Alosa alosa isolate M-15738 ecotype Scorff River chromosome 12, AALO_Geno_1.1, whole genome shotgun sequence encodes:
- the brinp1 gene encoding BMP/retinoic acid-inducible neural-specific protein 1 isoform X1: MVNGTQSVEALHQLASSYFIDRDGTMRKLHEIQISTNAIKVTETRTGPLGCNTYDNLDSVSSILLQSPENKLHLQGLQVIFPEYLQEKFVQSALSYIMCNGEGEYMCRNSQCICKCAEEYPQCNCPVTDLQIMENTLQGMVETWAASYKDFENSDEFKSFLKRLPSTHFLPVSSVHLLWGNDWDLQARYRLLQSSLEAQRQKIQRTARKLFGLSIRCHHNPNHQMPRERWVSISVLQWLNRVQSYLYCNENGFWGTFLESQRTCVCHTGVTLCQRPIPCVIGGNNSCAMCSLANISQCGSCNKGYKLYRGRCEPQNVDSERSEQFISFETDLDFQDLELKYLLQKMDSRLYIHTTFISNEIRLETFFDPRWRKRMSLTLKSNKNRMDYLHMIIGLSMKICQMRNSSIDPMFFVYINPFSGSHSEGWSMPFGEHGYPRWEKVRLGNSQCFNWTLLLGNRWKTFFETVHIYLRSRAKVPTMLRNDTGQGPVDLSDPNKRQIYIKISDIQVFGYSLRFNADLLRSAVQQVNQSYTQGTQFYSSSSIMLLLLDIRERINRLAPPVAPGKPQLDLFSCMLKHRLKLNNSEMIRVNHALDMYNTEILKQSDHLTTKLC; the protein is encoded by the exons GTGACTGAGACCCGCACTGGACCGCTGGGCTGCAACACCTACGATAACCTGGACTCCGTCAGCTCCATCCTCCTGCAGAGCCCTGAGAACAAGCTCCACCTGCAAG GTCTCCAGGTGATCTTCCCCGAGTACCTGCAGGAGAAGTTTGTGCAGTCGGCGCTGAGCTACATCATGTGTAACGGGGAGGGAGAGTACATGTGCCGCAACAGCCAGTGCATCTGCAAGTGTGCCGAGGAGTACCCACAATGCAACTGCCCCGTCACTGACCTGCAGATCATGGAGAACACACTGCAAGGCATGGTGGAGACCTGGGCCGCCTCCTACAAGGACTTTGAGAactcag ATGAGTTTAAGTCTTTCCTGAAGAGGTTGCCATCCACCCACTTCCTGCCGGTCAGCAGCGTCCATCTGCTGTGGGGGAACGACTGGGACCTGCAGGCCCGCTACCGGCTACTGCAGAGCTCTCTGGAGGCCCAGAGGCAGAAGATCCAGCGCACCGCCCGCAAGCTCTTTGGCCTTAGCATCCGCTGCCACCACAACCCCAACCACCAGATGCCTAGAGAGAGGTGGGTCTCAAT ATCTGTGTTGCAGTGGTTGAACCGAGTGCAGTCCTACCTGTACTGCAACGAGAACGGCTTCTGGGGCACCTTCCTGGAGAGCCAGCGGACCTGTGTGTGCCACACAGGCGTGACGCTGTGCCAGCGGCCCATCCCCTGCGTCATCGGCGGCAACAACAGCTGCGCCATGTGCAGCCTGGCCAACATCTCGCAGTGCGGCTCCTGCAACAAGGGCTACAAGCTCTACCGCGGCCGCTGCGAGCCCCAGAACGTCGACTCGGAGCGCAGCGAGCAGTTCATCAGCTTCGAGACGGACCTGGACTTCCAGGACCTGGAGCTGAAGTACCTGCTGCAGAAGATGGACTCCCGCCTCTACATCCACACCACCTTCATCAGCAACGAGATCCGCCTGGAGACCTTCTTCGACCCACGGTGGCGCAAACGCATGTCCCTCACGCTGAAGAGCAACAAGAACCGCATGGACTACCTCCACATGATCATCGGACTCTCCATGAAGATCTGCCAGATGCGCAACAGCAGCATCGACCCCATGTTCTTTGTTTACATCAACCCGTTCAGCGGCAGCCACTCGGAGGGGTGGAGCATGCCCTTCGGCGAGCACGGCTACCCGCGCTGGGAGAAGGTGCGCCTGGGCAACTCTCAGTGCTTTAACTGGACACTGCTCCTGGGCAACCGCTGGAAGACCTTCTTCGAGACGGTGCACATCTACCTGCGCAGCCGCGCCAAGGTGCCCACCATGCTCCGCAACGACACGGGCCAGGGCCCGGTGGACCTGTCCGACCCCAACAAGAGGCAGATCTACATCAAAATCTCCGACATCCAGGTGTTCGGCTACAGCCTGCGCTTCAACGCAGACCTCCTGCGCAGCGCAGTGCAGCAGGTCAACCAGTCGTACACGCAGGGCACGCAGTTCTACTCGTCCTCCTCCATCATGCTTCTGCTGCTGGACATCCGGGAACGCATCAACCGGCTCGCCCCTCCGGTGGCGCCAGGGAAACCCCAGTTGGATCTCTTCTCCTGTATGCTCAAACACCGCCTCAAGCTCAACAACAGCGAGATGATCCGGGTCAACCATGCCTTGGACATGTACAACACCGAGATACTCAAACAGTCAGATCACCTGACCACCAAACTCTGCTGA